The window GCAATAACAGGTATATCGACTGCATCGACAACCTGCGGCACAAGCGCCATAGTCGTAATTTTCCCGACATGGCCTCCGGATTCGCATCCTTCAGCCACAACTGCGTCGGCTCCGTCCTTTGCCATCCTTTTTGCAATAGCAACCGACGCCGCAACAGGGACAACTTTGATCCCGGCTTCTTTAAAAGCCTTCATATATTTCCCGGGGCTTCCCGCTCCCGTAGTAACAACGGGAACTCTCTCTTCGCATACTACCTGTGCAATTTCATCTGCAAACTGGCTTAAAAGCATAATATTAACCGCAAAAGGCTTATCTGTGGCTTTTCTTATCCTTTTAATTTCTTCCCTGCATCCTTCGCCGTCAAGATGTCCTGTTGCAAGCACGCCGAGTCCTCCCGCATTTGAAACTGCCGAAACGAGGGAAGAATCGGAAATCCATGCCATAGCTCCCTGAATAATAGGATACTTAATATTCAGCAATTTACATATGTCTGCATACATGTCGTTTCCACCTAACTAAAATTATTTGCTTTCTTCAACCAACTTAACAACGTCGCCAACTGTTTTGATGTCCTCAACATTTTCAATTTTAACATCAAATTCATCTTCAATGTCATTGATAATCTGGAAAAGATCCAAAGAATCCGCTTCGAGATCATCCTTTACATTTGTTTCCATTGTAATTTCCTCAATATCCTTGCCTGTCTGTTCCGCTATAATCTCCCTGATTTTTTCAAATTCCATTTTAATTCCTCCTAATTTTTAAGATAATTTTTATAATAAATTTTATTTATTAGCCATTTTAAAATTTCAAATATGCGGCTCCCCATGTAAGCCCTGCTCCAAAGCCGCATATAACAAGCTTTGTTCCTTCTTTTAAATATCCCTTTTCAGCCATTTCGTTAAGCGCAATAGGTATGCTTGCAGAAGAGGTATTCCCATAATTATACATATTTATATAAAATTTATCCATAGGTATTTTAAGTTTTCTGCTGATAATTTCGACAATTCTGCTGTTTGCCTGATGCGGAAGAACATAATCTATATCGCCGTTATCAATCCCCGCCTTTTCCATAAGTTCCTTAACGCATTTAGGAACCTTGCGCGTAGCAAAATCAAATATTGCTTTTCCGTCCATTTTAATATATATATCATAGTTTTTTTCACCGTCGTTAAACACATTGACAACCGGCGAATATCCTCCTGTAAGCGACATGCCCTTTGCTCCGTCGCTTCCGAGTATTTCTGCAATCAATCCTGTTTCTTCTTCGCTTCTTTCAATAAACACGCCGGCTGCCCCGTCGCCGAAAAGCACGCATGTCGATCTGTCGTTAAAGTCAAGGTACTTGCTTAGAACCTCCGCTCCTATAACAAGCGCATTTCTATATACTCCGCTTTTTATAAATTTGTCTGCTGTGGACAAAGCAAATACGAATCCCGTACAGGCAGCGTTGACGTCAAAAGCAACTGCATTTACAGCCCCTATTTCAGCTTGGACAAGGCATGCTACGGAAGGCGTTATGTAATCGGCCGATACCGACGCTACAATAATAAGGTCTACTTCCTCCGGGCTTTTATTAATTTTGCCGAGTATATTTCTTGCTGCGTTTGCAGCAAGCCTTGATGTATTTTCGTCATGCGAAAACCTTCTGTTCCCGATGCCGCTCCTGGACACAATCCATTCGTCGTTCGTATCGACAACCTTTGATAAATCATCATTTGAAATGATTTTTTCCGGCAGGTATGAACCTGTTGAAACAATTTTTGAAAAATACATAAGCTTTGCTCCTAATAAAATAAATTATTATAACTCCAACAGATGATAATGCTCCTTCAGAAAACTGCTTACACGTTTTAACGATTGGGTTAAAATTTCTTCCTGTTCGCCGGTCAGGCCCTCTACACATTTATTAATCATAGCCCTGTGAAAGCTTAAATGCACCCTGAAAAGGAGCCTGCCTTTCTTTGTAAGCCCTATTTTTACAACGCGCCTGTCGTTGTCGCTTCTGTAACGCTCCACATACCCTTTTTTCACAAGGTTATTAATGGCTACGGTAAGTGTGCCGACAGTTATTTTAAGCGCCTTTGCTATCTCTCCCATACTTTTTGGCTCGTACATACCAATGGCCTCTATAGTATGTACTTCTGTTATGGAAACATCGTTAAAACGGCTGTCCTTGAAAGCATTTTCTTCGATTTTTAAAATATCGTTATAAATGTCAACCATAAGTTCATTAATAACGTTGAATGTTTCCGACATAACTTCCTCCCAAAAAGCTAAGAATATCAAATATTTTGATATTCAAAGTATAATTAAAATTAAGCCCGCCGTCAATGGTTATAATGTACATAAAATATGTCATAAGCCGATTATATTGAATGTATTATATACAATATAATCCAATATTATTGACATTATGGGTAATATATAATATATTTACCCTAAATAAATAATTTGACAATCAAAGTTTAGGAGATGACAATATGAAGCTAAAGCCTCTCATAATTGGCGATTTAATTGCGTCCGTACCTATAATACAGGGCGGAATGGGCGTTGGCATAAGCCTTTCCCGTCTTGCGGGGGCAGTTGCCGCTGAAGGCGGCATAGGTGTTATATCGGCGGCCCAGCCCGGGTATACGGATGAAACATTCATGGAAAATTCCCTTAAAGCCAATTTAAAAGCGCTTGCATACCATATAAAAAAAGCAAAAGAAATATCAAAAGGCGGAATTATAGGGGTAAATATAATGCGCGCCTCTAAAAATTACGCCGAATATGTAGAGTGCTGTGTGAAAAACGGCGCAGACTTAATCATTTCAGGCGCCGGCCTCCCAACGGAGCTGCCTATGCTTTTAAAAGATACGGCGGTAAAATTTGCACCGATAGTTTCTTCACTTAAAGCCGCAAAAGTTCTTTTTAAGCTCTGGGACAGACGATATGAAAAAGTAGCCGACTTCGTTGTAATCGAAGGTCCTAAAGCAGGCGGCCATTTAGGATTTTCCGCCGAAGAAGCGCAAAATCTTTCTTTGGATGAATATGACGGCGAAGTTAAAAGTATTATTGAATATGTAAAAAGTTTTGAAGAAAAATATAAACGCAAAATACCCGTTGTTTACGGAGGCGGGGTTTACGACAGAAACGATATTGACCATTATATATCCTTAGGATGCGACGGAGTACAGATGGGAACAAGGTTTGTTGCAACAGAAGAATGCGACGCTCCCCTTGAATATAAAATGACGTATGTAAATGCAAAAAAAGACGATATAGTTATTGTAAAAAGCCCCGTAGGAATGCCCGGACGCGCTATCAGAAACAAATTTGTTAAAGAACGCGAACTGGCAAACGAAAAAGTTACAAAATGTTTTAACTGTATGGATCATTGCAATCCTGCCACAACGCCATATTGCATAAGCATGGCTTTAATAAAAGCCGCCGAAGGCAAAACGGAGGACTCGCTGCTTTTCTGCGGTGAGAACGCATATAGGATAAACGAAATTACTACAGTAAAAAAACTGTTTGAAGAACTTACACAATAAAATTATTTATTATATAAAAATTATAAGAGTACATTATTATAGATTAAATAAACGTGCCCGCCGCAATTTGATACGGCAGGCACGTTTATTTATATGGCAGACAGTACAAAAACTATTTGTAATAATAGATAAAACGCCGCCGCTTTCACCCAAGCGGCGGCAAATAATACCATCCCAATTATAACAGTTAACCGGCGTTACATCATAGAAAGATATTTAAGGAAGTTCCCAAAAGCTATGGCTACTCCCGTTCCGACAAGATCTCCGAAAAATCCAAGCAGTATGCCGAATGAAATCCAGTTCGGATTATGTGCAGCCGCAATCGCCGGAGCCGACGATGTACCGCCGAAATTCGCCATAAATCCAACCGAAGCGGTGAAACAGTCAAACCTGAACAATTTGCAGAGCAAAAGCCATACAATGTACATTACTGCAAGCATTATAAGAACAAGAACAACAAATTGCGGCGCTTCAGTACACTGGCTGAGATCTGAATATGACATTGTAATGCAAAGGCTTAAATAAAGGAAAACTTTTGCCACTTCCTGCGCGCCTTTAAGCCTGTGTGCAGGAGTTAATCCAAGAGCTATACCAAGCAGTGAGGAAAGCACTACCCTCCATCCGGTTGCCGAAAGGAAACTAACCTCCGGGATATATGGTATAACAAAATTAATTACGGCCGTCCCGATAAGACCTACTGCAAAAAGTATACAGTAATCAAGCATGTTGGGAGCTGATTTATCCAGATCTTTATTAGCTTCTTCAATCCTTTTTGCAATTTCGTCAATACCGTCTGTAGATGCTTTAAAGAATTTATTCCACGCCATTGTGCGAGGTATAAGCATCATAGCTACCGAAAGTACGATTGTTATACCTACCGTGTCCATCATAACGGCATATACATAATCGACGCCTTCTACGCCAAACGTGGAAGCCACGGCCTGCATGTTAATAGTTTCACCAACAAACGAACCTGTAACTGCCGCAATCGACCCCCACGCATTTTCAGGCAGATAATTTTTCATAATAAGATATGCCACCGTAAATCCAACCAGAACTGAAACCGTAGTGCTCAAAAACGACAATATCATTCTGGGCCCAAGCCTAAAAATATGCCTTATATCGCATGTAAGCATAAACATTGTAAGCATCATGGGCAGAAATGTTGAATACATAACATTTTGAGCCGCCACAACGCCTTCCGCCGTTCCGTCAAACACCTTAAATGTTGCCGCAAGCGCTACAACAAGCATTAAAACAACCATTGAAGGAATTATTTTAAAGAATTTGCTTTCAGAATATTTCTTTTCCAGATAAAAAATTATTGCCATGGTTGCAATTAAAAAACCAAGAAAACCTTCAGATGATGTTATCATTAAACCACCTTCCTTTTCCCTCACATCGCTTATAAACAGTCATTTGTTTAAAAGCGAACACACAATTTTTATCAGTTAGGATAAACTGTTCCTCAAATAAATCGGAAAAAATTTATACTTTTTCTGCCGTAATCATAAACTCTCAGACACCGGTAACAGCCCGCACCGCCGATTTCCCCGCATTGTTTTCGTTTGCCGGAAAATGCTGAAAAAAGCATTTATATTGAATACAACATATTTAAAACGGGAAAAATACCGGCGCCAATACGCGGAGGCATATAAAATACGCTAAATTTTATATGTAATTGTCTGCACCGCTTTTCTTATTGATAGGCAAACAGCCAGTAACAGAAACAATATTTCAAAATTCCGCATCATTCAAAGCAAACGCATTTCAAATATATCATTTTCTCTTTTGCTGTCTGTATTTGTCTAAAGTTCTGTAAAATAATTTCGTCATATCGTTAAACTATGCCGTATATACGTCACTTATTGTTGAAAAGCCGTATTTCAGACTAATTATCGGCCGTATCATTATTTTAAGAACCCATTTTACATTTTTACGCCGTTTCATTTAAGAAAAGTTATTGCCTGCCGCTAAGCCATGCTTGCACAATTTTGGAAACTATTGATTGTAACGGCTGTTTTCTCCCGCAACATCCATACAATACCTTTTGAAGAACATACCGATGTTTTTCTGCCGTCATTTTAAGCATATATGTGTGGTATTAATTCAAAATGACACAGTATTAACAAAGCA of the Anaerotignum faecicola genome contains:
- a CDS encoding ketoacyl-ACP synthase III is translated as MYFSKIVSTGSYLPEKIISNDDLSKVVDTNDEWIVSRSGIGNRRFSHDENTSRLAANAARNILGKINKSPEEVDLIIVASVSADYITPSVACLVQAEIGAVNAVAFDVNAACTGFVFALSTADKFIKSGVYRNALVIGAEVLSKYLDFNDRSTCVLFGDGAAGVFIERSEEETGLIAEILGSDGAKGMSLTGGYSPVVNVFNDGEKNYDIYIKMDGKAIFDFATRKVPKCVKELMEKAGIDNGDIDYVLPHQANSRIVEIISRKLKIPMDKFYINMYNYGNTSSASIPIALNEMAEKGYLKEGTKLVICGFGAGLTWGAAYLKF
- a CDS encoding acyl carrier protein, with the translated sequence MEFEKIREIIAEQTGKDIEEITMETNVKDDLEADSLDLFQIINDIEDEFDVKIENVEDIKTVGDVVKLVEESK
- a CDS encoding nitronate monooxygenase family protein, whose amino-acid sequence is MKLKPLIIGDLIASVPIIQGGMGVGISLSRLAGAVAAEGGIGVISAAQPGYTDETFMENSLKANLKALAYHIKKAKEISKGGIIGVNIMRASKNYAEYVECCVKNGADLIISGAGLPTELPMLLKDTAVKFAPIVSSLKAAKVLFKLWDRRYEKVADFVVIEGPKAGGHLGFSAEEAQNLSLDEYDGEVKSIIEYVKSFEEKYKRKIPVVYGGGVYDRNDIDHYISLGCDGVQMGTRFVATEECDAPLEYKMTYVNAKKDDIVIVKSPVGMPGRAIRNKFVKERELANEKVTKCFNCMDHCNPATTPYCISMALIKAAEGKTEDSLLFCGENAYRINEITTVKKLFEELTQ
- a CDS encoding DUF819 family protein, with the protein product MITSSEGFLGFLIATMAIIFYLEKKYSESKFFKIIPSMVVLMLVVALAATFKVFDGTAEGVVAAQNVMYSTFLPMMLTMFMLTCDIRHIFRLGPRMILSFLSTTVSVLVGFTVAYLIMKNYLPENAWGSIAAVTGSFVGETINMQAVASTFGVEGVDYVYAVMMDTVGITIVLSVAMMLIPRTMAWNKFFKASTDGIDEIAKRIEEANKDLDKSAPNMLDYCILFAVGLIGTAVINFVIPYIPEVSFLSATGWRVVLSSLLGIALGLTPAHRLKGAQEVAKVFLYLSLCITMSYSDLSQCTEAPQFVVLVLIMLAVMYIVWLLLCKLFRFDCFTASVGFMANFGGTSSAPAIAAAHNPNWISFGILLGFFGDLVGTGVAIAFGNFLKYLSMM
- a CDS encoding MarR family transcriptional regulator is translated as MSETFNVINELMVDIYNDILKIEENAFKDSRFNDVSITEVHTIEAIGMYEPKSMGEIAKALKITVGTLTVAINNLVKKGYVERYRSDNDRRVVKIGLTKKGRLLFRVHLSFHRAMINKCVEGLTGEQEEILTQSLKRVSSFLKEHYHLLEL
- the fabK gene encoding enoyl-[acyl-carrier-protein] reductase FabK produces the protein MYADICKLLNIKYPIIQGAMAWISDSSLVSAVSNAGGLGVLATGHLDGEGCREEIKRIRKATDKPFAVNIMLLSQFADEIAQVVCEERVPVVTTGAGSPGKYMKAFKEAGIKVVPVAASVAIAKRMAKDGADAVVAEGCESGGHVGKITTMALVPQVVDAVDIPVIAAGGIADGRGIAAAMMLGASGVQIGTRFLVAKECTIHQNYKDRIIKAKDIDTTTTGQSTGHPVRVIRNKLAREYEALEKKNAPVEELEELGRGALRRAVKEGDMDFGSVMSGQIAGLVNKEQTAAEILEELYGQYIGILNNFYKQHTV